Below is a window of Salvelinus sp. IW2-2015 linkage group LG11, ASM291031v2, whole genome shotgun sequence DNA.
GTTAGAGACCAGTGGATGggcacagagtcagtgtggatagtctgtgggaAAGGGAGAGCAGTAGTTtttagccatttaacagtcttatgaccaggagatagaagctgtttcggagtctgttggtctgagccaTGATGCACCATAACCACCTGCTGGACGGGAGCATGGAGAAGAGTCCATgtctcgggtggctggagtctttggtaattttttgggcctttctcAGACATCGCCTGGCACTGCCTCCCTTTACTTAGAAGAAATAGGATTTTATCTAAACTGTTGATCTCTCTCAGAAAAACATGAACCTCCCTGTCGCCCCATTATTGTGTTCTGTATTTTCGATCTCTCAGTCGAAACAATGAAAACACAGGCCAATAAGATGCCTGAACGGAGGGGCACTGGGGATTTGATGTATTTTTGCAAAGAACACTCACAGTGTGCAAGACTGGGGCCCCTTTCACCATTACCATGAACTGTAGCCCTATTCCCTCTCCATCCAGAAGGTTTGGACCTCAACATTTTTTATCTAATTTTGAGACtgagaaaatagagagaaaatagtGTATTGATATTACTTAAAAATGGCACTGTTGAGGAAGGCTTAAGAATACCGTGTctgtgtgcttaaactaattGATTAGTCAYGCAAGTGAAGAATCTTTGACTTTATCCCCCTTTTTTACCCACAGAGCGCTGCAGTGGATAGACAGCTGGACCAAAGCACACCATCTAGTGGGGGGGAACAGAAGGAAGCGTCTCAGCGTATCCAGGGCAGTCCAGAGGAGCAGCTAGTGATGGTAGAGACCAAGGGTAAGGTGAAGGGTGAAACTGTGTCTGGTAACTTTTAGAAATGTCACCCGGGCCTGGCACCTTTCACATTTAACAGTTATGATATCAGAGGTCGAATTACAGGGGAGCTAGGGGGGTGAGAGGGGCTGGGCACCCTCATAACAAATCGGGTACACCGCATAAGaatttaaatataataataatatattacatttacagtagCAGATTGTAAATGGTATATATTTAGCATCTGTTCAATTGCCAGAGATATCGACTTGGAACACACCTAAACGTAAATGTGTAACTTGAACCCTGCTTGATATGTGAATGTGTGCTTTGTAGAGGTGTGTGGCTTCTGCCGTAAGCCTGTGGCCCTGAGTGAAACAGCCATCGAGGCTCTGAACAGGACATACCATGCCAGTTGCTTCCAGTGCAGACAGTGCCATATCCCTCTGGCTGGTAAACTGTACTATAACAAGGCAGGAATACCACTCTGTAAGGACTGCTACCAGGTATGACAACCTGGACTCAGgtgtagacgtaacatagtaaatgtaaatccaggacactccaattagtTTGATGTGTTACGTTTCRTATGGTATTTATTCATTTGTGAATGTctatcatccatttcgtatgatatgttacaaattacaatttgtatgatatgctaCAAATTGTATTTCATACCATATGTTACGGATTGCAATTTGTACATTAACGTTAGCTATGTGGctaatgttaacgttagctaggtgactAATGTTAGcaaggctaggggttaaggttagggttaaggttgggtttaaggttaaggttaaggttaaggttaggagttaggttaaaaggttaaggttagggttggtgGAAGGGttggctaacatgctaagtagttgtaaagtagttaaaagtagtaagtagttgcaaagttgctaattagctaaaatgctaaagttgtccgcgATGAgattgcaacctttgggttgctagacattctcCTTATATGCTCACCCATTCATTTttaccttaagtaaccttctgttctatgtaacataccaaacataacatattaaactaatttgagtgtcacggatttacatttactatgttacgtctagtccaTGAGACCAGGCTGGGTAAGAAGATCCTTCTGGGAAGGAACAAGAAATATAGTGGATGATGACTTTAACATATAGGATCTTaaattgatcaccctgttgcaggataacttttccaggaaatgaaaaacatgtagtatatttgaggtttaaaaaggcttctgaagtttgtaatttccactttgaaatgtcttcATCATAGAGGTAGTGGAAACGTAATTTTCATAATCAATATTAGCCTATTATTGTCCAGCTCCCCCACCCATTCCCCAACTACCTTGAGTCAGTATGTGTGATCTCCATCAGCAGCAGGGTCTTGGTAGCTGCGTGTCCAGTCTCCATACCCTTTCCAAACTACTGCTGAGTGAGTGtcagtacagtatgtgtcaaCTAGTATATTTACTGTTTGTGAAGTAAACATGGTGATTATAATTAAGGTTACGGTCTTCTGAAATttctgacttgattttccctcctgctgtaacaaactggctcaaacTAAGATCCTTCGtctttatgatgatgatgatgatgatgatgaagacaaTAAACCATGATAAACTACTTTCTTTCCTTCAGGCCAGTTTGGAACTTTGCTGGGCGTGTGGGGAAGTTATCAAAGACCAGGTAATCCATGCACTGGAAAGAGTTTACCACCCACCTTGCTTTATCTGTGCAACATGCAGCCAACCAATTGGAGAGCAGAGCTTTRCTCAGGGAGAGGTTGGGGAAGTGTATTGCCTCCAGGATTACTACAGGTACACAGATAGCTACACAAATCTCCATCTTCTGTTCCAAGTTCTGACACACTCATATATTAAGATCATTTGATGATGAGAGCTACTAAATGTGCTTGATGTTGTTGTAATTGAAAATATTTGATAATTAATTCACAATGATGAAACACTGTGCTCGCTCTGATTTGTGTGGTGAAGGAAATACGCTCCCCAGTGTAGTGCCTGCCAGCAGCTGATCATTCCAAGAGAGGATGGCATAGACAGCTACACCGTGGAGTGCCTGGGACGCTCCTTTCACGAGGACTGCTATCGATGTGAGGTACAGTTCAGGAACAGGAGAAATGCTCTAAATATGATAGCGTACTATGGGTGTTTGCTATATTTGTGTGTCGATCTCAATCAGCACAATAATTACTGGGGATTGGGTCCTTCACAATCACAGTTCAAACATCTAAAATAGAATCATgttagaacagaatataataaaataactaTTTTTCACAGAGGAAACTTTGGCTGTGGCATCTGGATCTCACAGCTTTTTCCATTTTATTCACCCTATATTCAGGTCTGCAGTACCCAGCTCTCCCCAGAGCCAAACGACCATGGCTGCCATCCACTGGATGGGAGGGTGCTGTGTATGTCTTGTCACCCATAGAGATGTAAAGAGGCCTCATCATTGTATCAATGCCATTATGgtcgtctgtgacagcatgggcattGAGactatctccattttgaagtattcaattttcttcttcacgattggctgatccctcctgatgatccTGTtgcacatgactccaacagggtcaccaagAGGGATCAGCCAacgaagttggaagtcccacccatttgactacattaaaatggtggaagtccTCAATAGCGCTGCTCATGCTAAAATGGCCTTTTGGCCAcaagaggcctctatcattctctatgttgTCACCTGACCACAGTTCAGTCTGCCCAGCTCTAATACTGAACTCAGAACCAGGGCCCGTATTGATAAAGCGTCTCAGaaaaggagtgctgatctaggatcagtttggcctttttaGATTAATAAGCTTTTATACAAATTgcagacctgatcctagatcagctttcctactctgagacactgaaTATGGGCCCAGGCAGGAACCAGGATGGGACTGAGCCAGAGCTGACAGCACAGACATCCAAATGTGCAGTGGAGCCAATGTAGAAGCAAGCTGAAAGTCAACAGTCCTGATTAGATTGTAAAGGAGAACTATCTATGAAACTGGGAGAGAAGACAGGCCTTCTTAATTCTGCATCATGGGAATAAGTCATTGGACTTTGAATGCCACACACTTTCTTAATAACAGTATTTAAAAATGATTTGCAATTATCCCTTATGTAGCAATAAATGTTTGTCAATTGCCTCCTATACTTATTTCATACTTGATACTTTTGTACTCGTTTTTAACCCACACTAGTAAATGCATCAAAAATATttgcctggattcacctgattgGTCTATGCCAAGGAAGGAACAGGCGTCTTAAGTATTTTGTGGTATGCATTCTTTGAATATTATGTAGTGCTCAGCGCTGCGTGTCCATTCTCAATATAGCCTTTCATATGACAAAATAAACTAATATATTATACAGTTTTGCGTTGCTCTGCCTCTATCCATGTCATCAAGCTTTTTTGAGACAAGCATGTTCTTTGTATGGCTTCATGCATAATTTCCTCAAGGGAACACAATACACATGCTAATTCAATAATGAAATAAATTATAGGCATATGCAAGGAAAACAGGATCTATGCAAGGGGAATAAACCCATGAGCTGTATAGTTCTGAGAACATAAATAATGATAGGGGTGGACATGGTGTGTTATGCAATATCAGAGCACACACAGTAGAGGTGTCATTAAAACCTCCATGATTTAGACCTACAAAGATTACTTGCTTAACCAACCTCCATTTAAATGGAATATTCACAAAGCCATGATACAAATAAAGGCTCTTTGATTTGGGAAGAATTACGCTTATCCTGTCAATTCACTGCAGGCAAAGATCGTGCCAGCACAGGGTTGCCTTGGAATAAGCCATTTTGGGGAGCATATAATCACAGATCACCCTCAGGCAACATAGTAACGAAGTCAGAATTACTTCTCGATTCATTACAACCTCTGATACTGCATAGATGTGTTTTATAATGCAAAGCCCAAGGACTGCTACATTATTATGAAATGTAAAAAGCACGGATAATTGCTCTCGAATAGCTGTCGCATGATCTCGGGAGCGCGCAAATCATGAGAAACCAAGCCGTCGTCACAGggaagaatacacacacacattcgcagGCATTGGAACGGAGCTTACTAGgccaagatatttttttttacacgaaATCACTCGTCGTTCATTTTGTAAGGCGGACTTCCCGACCGGCGGAGATCAAAACTTGCTAGAGCATATGTGTATGAAGGGGGA
It encodes the following:
- the LOC111970403 gene encoding filamin-binding LIM protein 1-like, which translates into the protein MASASPQKRMVSSFFITLASPYRATVTQHQHTRTHSAXANDMPRTAMRVGPEDSSTRKLSVSGTQQGTIHRQERAPSESQGSTHEGVQSSTPSLARHSEPRTPASTVTPDLSWGLGDTQQQQTKTEADKGPEELLPPPPPVSVDAELTEDPTPLLPPPPVSEPPTAPLLQPVSSDRPPVSDQLSAAVDRQLDQSTPSSGGEQKEASQRIQGSPEEQLVMVETKEVCGFCRKPVALSETAIEALNRTYHASCFQCRQCHIPLAGKLYYNKAGIPLCKDCYQASLELCWACGEVIKDQVIHALERVYHPPCFICATCSQPIGEQSFXQGEVGEVYCLQDYYRKYAPQCSACQQLIIPREDGIDSYTVECLGRSFHEDCYRCEVCSTQLSPEPNDHGCHPLDGRVLCMSCHP